One window of the Falco biarmicus isolate bFalBia1 chromosome 2, bFalBia1.pri, whole genome shotgun sequence genome contains the following:
- the OXGR1 gene encoding 2-oxoglutarate receptor 1: MTSERTSNFTALPGHTDPLGSCKDEDFLQVKTYLSVLYGIIFLVCFPGNVVTIFVYFVKMRPWKSSTILMLNLAITDLLYIATLPFFIHYSANGNNWIFGNFMCKFIHFCFYFNMYSGIIFLCCFSVFRFFVVVHPVKCFFVQKRRWVVVTCVVIWMISLVAISPLGILIATRHMQNRTICPDLAAAADLDTSRWYNWLLTVFAFFLPLLTVTLCYMLIIYTLATGPHTQACYKQKARRLAVVLLVVFYVCFLPFHIFQGIRLELRVRPVSCHLKNTILFMFIIAKPLAALNTFGNLLLYVVTGDKFQQAIFSLLKFGQTRT; this comes from the coding sequence ATGACATCTGAACGCACCAGCAATTTTACTGCTCTGCCAGGCCACACAGACCCATTGGGAAGCTGCAAGGACGAAGATTTCTTACAGGTGAAAACCTATCTCTCCGTCCTTTATGGCATAATTTTCCTGGTGTGCTTCCCGGGGAACGTAGTGACaatttttgtttactttgtcAAGATGAGGCCCTGGAAAAGCAGCACCATCCTTATGTTAAACCTGGCTATCACTGACCTACTATATATAGCCACACTTCCTTTCTTTATACACTACTCTGCTAATGGAAATAACTGGATTTTTGGAAACTTCATGTGCAAGTTTATTCACTTTTGTTTCTACTTCAACATGTACAGTGGTATTATCTTCCTTTGCTGTTTCAGCGTCTTCCGCTTTTTTGTAGTTGTTCACCCagttaaatgcttttttgttcAAAAACGGAGATGGGTGGTGGTGACTTGTGTAGTCATTTGGATGATTTCCCTGGTGGCCATCAGCCCCTTGGGCATATTGATTGCCACAAGGCATATGCAGAATAGGACTATCTGCCCGGACCTGGCAGCTGCTGCGGACCTTGACACTAGTCGGTGGTATAACTGGCTGTTGACGGTATTTGCCTTCTTCTTGCCCTTGCTGACAGTGACTCTCTGCTACATGCTCATTATTTACACCTTGGCTACCGGGCCCCACACACAGGCTTGCTACAAACAAAAGGCTCGCAGACTGGCTGTCGTCCTCTTGGTGGTCTTCTATGTGTGCTTCCTCCCCTTCCACATCTTTCAAGGCATTCGGCTGGAGCTCCGAGTACGACCGGTTAGCTGCCACTTGAAGAACACAATCCTTTTTATGTTTATTATAGCTAAACCTTTAGCAGCATTAAATACTTTTGGAAACTTACTGCTCTATGTAGTGACAGGAGATAAGTTCCAGCAGGCAATTTTCTCACTCCTCAAGTTTGGACAAACAAGAACTTAA